A single genomic interval of Aedes aegypti strain LVP_AGWG chromosome 1, AaegL5.0 Primary Assembly, whole genome shotgun sequence harbors:
- the LOC5576914 gene encoding upstream activation factor subunit spp27 → MSEPSKDELRKEIAAILKDANLEETAAKKVRLQLEANLKCDLSARKKEVDDLVMEYVNAQDESGEEEEEDEEEEEEAPKKKQSKKKKQESEDEEEEEDEEDSEDDKKKKGKRGAPAKRGPAKKKKRGSDSEEESEGSDGGSDDDYKPNKGPKAGAKKAGRKKKGSDSDSDEDWKRSKPAKAKKAPGAKKGKGTGFTRPYNLSPELAAICGADALPRHEVVKKVWTIIKERNLYDPKNKQYAICDSELQKVIGVKRFRTFGMLKYLKPHFLD, encoded by the exons atgtcagaaccAAGCAAGGACGAACTACGCAAGGAAATTGCCG CCATCCTGAAGGATGCCAACCTGGAGGAAACAGCCGCCAAAAAGGTTCGTCTCCAGCTGGAGGCCAACCTGAAGTGTGATCTGTCCGCCCGCAAGAAGGAAGTGGACGACCTCGTCATGGAGTACGTTAACGCACAGGACGAATCCGGTGAGGAAGAGGAAGAGGACGAGGAGGAGGAAGAGGAAGCCCCCAAAAAGAAGCaatcgaagaagaagaagcaggaaAGCGAAGACGAGGAGGAGGAAGAGGATGAGGAAGATTCCGAAGacgataagaagaagaagggcaAGCGGGGTGCTCCGGCCAAGCGAGGCCCggccaaaaagaagaagcgcGGATCGGACAGCGAGGAAGAATCCGAAGGATCCGATGGCGGATCGGACGATGACTACAAGCCGAACAAGGGTCCCAAAGCCGGAGCCAAGAAGGCTGGTCGCAAGAAGAAGGGTTCGGATTCCGATTCGGACGAAGACTGGAAGCGATCGAAGCCGGCCAAGGCCAAGAAGGCCCCCGGAGCCAAGAAGGGCAAGGGAACGGGCTTCACTCGTCCCTACAACCTATCGCCGGAATTGGCAGCTATTTGCGGAGCTGATGCTCTGCCGAGGCACGAAGTGGTCAAGAAGGTTTGGACCATCATCAAGGAGCGCAATCTGTATGACCCGAAGAACAAGCAGTACGCCATCTGCGACTCCGAGCTGCAGAAAGTCATCGGCGTCAAACGGTTCCGCACATTCGGTATGCTCAAGTATTTGAAACCGCATTTCCTAGATTAG
- the LOC5576915 gene encoding uncharacterized protein LOC5576915 → MVWKRPAEVPYPKVWHRFQAKGLQEDGQLEWYTVQDLPEDRFEDAIRHMSEHFARDEQLNKAKGLDQDVIGMEEVVQLWKIMLPERLSLVCFREGSDAIVGVNILGVASKYDKDELKLKSDIFRTIIATIEYISHQANVFERYGVDQYLNAMGLSVDPVYRGRGIATELLRARVPLCKGMGLKLTSTCFTGPGSQAAARKAGFEENFNITYAELAKVDPRFVYPGLDEKSCKYMSLKID, encoded by the exons ATGGTTTGGAAGCGTCCAGCAGAGGTTCCCTATCCCAAGGTTTGGCACAGGTTCCAAGCCAAGGGTTTACAGGAGGATGGCCAGTTGGAGTGGTATACGGTGCAGGATCTTCCGGAGGATCGTTTCGAGGATGCCATCCGGCACATGAGCGAGCACTTTGCGCGCGATGAGCAACTGAACAAAGCTAAGGGACTTGATCAGGATGTGATTGGCATGGAAGAGGTGGTACAACTGTGGAAAATCATGCTTCCTGAACGATTGTCTTTGGTTTGCTTCCGAGAGGGGTCGGATGCAATCGTGGGAGTCAACATACTAGGAGTGGCTTCCAAATACGATAAGGACGAACTCAAG CTCAAAAGCGATATCTTCCGAACAATCATCGCTACGATTGAGTACATCTCCCACCAGGCCAACGTGTTCGAACGTTACGGAGTGGATCAGTACCTGAACGCGATGGGCCTGTCGGTGGACCCAGTCTATCGGGGGCGTGGCATTGCAACCGAACTGCTTCGAGCAAGAGTTCCCCTTTGTAAGGGAATGGGTTTGAAGTTGACCTCGACATGTTTCACGGGGCCCGGATCACAGGCTGCTGCCCGGAAGGCTGggttcgaagaaaatttcaacaTCACCTACGCAGAACTGGCAAAAGTTGATCCTCGCTTTGTGTACCCTGGACTTGATGAGAAGAGCTGTAAATATATGAGTTTGAAGATTGATTAA